The genomic stretch TCGGTGCAGGGAAAAGGTTCAGCTATGTAAATGTAGGAATTGCGATTCCGCTTACGTTCGGCGCCAATAAAGCGCGCGTGCAATCGCAGGATTATGCCAGACAGGCAGCGCAAGCGGGTGCCGCACAACAACAAAAAGTATTGACGGCACAGTTGCAAAATGCGTTGCAGCAGTATCAACAGGATTTGCAGCAGTTTCAATATTATCAGCAACAGGCATTACCCAATGCAAATGAAATCGTTTCAGCTGCGCAAACCGGTTATCGTACGGGCGACATCAGTTATGTGGAATACCTGTATGCTTTGCAAACCGCGACCGATATACGTTTGAATTACCTGAAAAGCATTCAGCAAATCAACCAATCCGTTATCAATATTTATTCACTCGTAAATCAATAATTCGGTATGAATTTCTTTATAAAAAAATCAATCATCGTCTTAATACCATGCTCTATTCTTTTTGCGCTCGGTTCTTGCGGTCACAAAGAAAACAAAACGCAGGAAGCAACCAAGCCCGGGACAAAAGAAGTAGCTGAACCCGCTTTGGACGAAGCATCGGAAACAATAGTTATGCTTACGCCCGAACAAATAAAATCCATCAACCTGCAATTGGGCAAAGTGGAAAACAAAGAACTTAGGGCAACGATTAAAGCCAACGGCTTGCTGCGCGTTCCTAATGAGCATAAAGGCAAGGCCACTTCTCTGTTCAGTGGTGTAGTTAAAGCTCTAAATGTGCAGCTGGGCAGTTATGTGCGCAAAGGGCAGGTAATCGCCGTTATTACCAATCCGCAGTTCATTCAATTGCAGGAAGAATATTTGGCTACAGGCAGTAAAATAACTTTGGCGCAACAGGAACAGCAAAGGCAGAAAGAATTGAATGAAGGTAATGCAGGTGCATTGAAAAACCTGCAAAGCGCAACTGCAGATTTGAATGCGCTTCGCACAAGACGGGCATCGCTGCAACAACAGATCCAATTAATGGGCATTAATCCGACCACGTTGAACAATGAAAATATGCACGCGACACTCACGGTTACAAGCCCTGTCAGCGGGACCGTCAGCAATTTGTACGCACAGATCGGAAGTTATGTGGATGTTGCTTCACCTGTTGCCGAAATTGTGGACAACAGCGCGCTGCATTTGGATTTGAACGTGTATGAAAAAGATTTACCATTGATCAAACTGGGGCAAACCATCCATTTCACTTTGACCAATAATCCTACGCACGAATACGATGCAACAGTATTCAGTATTGGCGCAGCTTTTGAAAACGACAGCAAAACCATTCCCGTTCACTGCACCGTAAAA from Arachidicoccus sp. BS20 encodes the following:
- a CDS encoding efflux RND transporter periplasmic adaptor subunit, which codes for MNFFIKKSIIVLIPCSILFALGSCGHKENKTQEATKPGTKEVAEPALDEASETIVMLTPEQIKSINLQLGKVENKELRATIKANGLLRVPNEHKGKATSLFSGVVKALNVQLGSYVRKGQVIAVITNPQFIQLQEEYLATGSKITLAQQEQQRQKELNEGNAGALKNLQSATADLNALRTRRASLQQQIQLMGINPTTLNNENMHATLTVTSPVSGTVSNLYAQIGSYVDVASPVAEIVDNSALHLDLNVYEKDLPLIKLGQTIHFTLTNNPTHEYDATVFSIGAAFENDSKTIPVHCTVKSDKTGLIDGMNITGIVSLNKAVTPAVPDNAIVSSGGNNYVFIVTDKKTKDTANEEKGTMRFEKTEVVKGISEMGYTAVTFVKDIPANAQIVTNGAFFINAKLTNTDEGDE